The Dethiosulfovibrio peptidovorans DSM 11002 nucleotide sequence CGAAGGGTACCTGAAAACACTAATCTCCATCAGGTAACCTTAAAAACACACTATTTTACACAAGAAGCTTATAACATGACTGATACGGTTTCGACAAAAAAACGAAAAGTCATAATGTCCAGAGTCCGGGGCAAGGATACCAAACCTGAAATGGCCGTTCGGCGATGGCTTCACGCTCACGGTTTTCGATTCAGACTCCACAGGAGAGATTTACCGGGATCCCCGGATATAGTCCTCCCGAAGTATCGTACTGTAATCTTCGTGAATGGTTGTTTTTGGCACAGACATCGGGGATGTCCGAGAACGACGACGCCGAAAACTCACAAGGACTTCTGGGAGAAAAAATTTCAAGCCAACATATCCAGAGACATCGCAAACGAAGATCGACTTAGATGCTTGGGATGGCGTGTCCTGATAGTTTGGGAATGTCGAACGAAACGAGACGAGGATATTGAGGATGCCCTCAACGATCTCATCGCCTCGAAGAATTCCATCGATTCCGACATATAAGACGACCTCGACGTATCAGCTCGAATATGCCATAATCTTGACGAGGCCGACATGACCCGACCGGACTCGTATTTTTTAGGATATGGCGTGGTGATGATCTCATGAGGAAAGGGATATCGGTAGTGGATCTTTTTTGCGGAGCCGGAGGCTTGACGCACGGATTCGTCATGGAAGGATTTAGAGTCCTGGCAGGCGTGGACACGGACAAAGCCTGCAAGTATCCCTTCGAAAAAAACAATGCCGGAGCCGAATTCATCGCTTCCGACGTTAGAGATCTGTCGCCCGAGGATTTGGCGAAGCTATATCCCGAAGGAGACATGAAGGTTCTCGTAGGTTGCGCTCCTTGTCAGCCCTTCTCCAGCTACACGAACGGGGATAGAAAGAAAGACGGTAAGTGGAGGCTGTTGTACACCTTCGCCGATCTGATAAAGGGAGTGGACCCCGAGATTTTTTCCATGGAGAACGTTCCCGACCTTGTCAGAAGGTTCGGCAAGGACGGCGTATACTCCGATTTCGTAGAGTCTCTTTCTGATAGATACGAGATAAGCGCCTATGTGGTCCATTGTCCCGAATACGGCATTCCTCAAAGGCGAACCCGTCTGGTCCTTTTCGGATCGAAGAGGGGGAAGGTCGAACTCATACCTCCTAGCCACGACCGAAGCTCTTTCAGAACGGTAAGAGACGCCATAGGGCATCTTCCACCGTTGTCCGCCGGAGAGGTGGATCGTAAGGATCCTCTACATAGAGCGCCTAGATTATCGGAAACCAATCTGGAACGTATCAAGCAATCGAAACCGGGAGGAACTTGGCAGGATTGGGACGAAGATCTGGTAGCGAAATGCCACAGAAAAAAGACGGGGACATCCTATCTCGCGGTATATGGACGTATGCGGTGGGACGAACCGGCTCCCACCATGACGACTCTTTGCTTCGGATACGGAAACGGAAGGTTCGGTCATCCGGACCAAGATCGGGCAATCTCGTTGAGAGAGGCAGCCATATTCCAGACGTTTCCAGAAGACTACTCCTTCGTTCCTCCAGGAAGGCCTTATTATTTCAAGGTTCTGGGTAGGCTGATAGGCAATGCTGTTCCCGTGGACTTAGGGCGATTGGTCGCCAAGAGCATCGCAAAACACCTGGAAGAAACCGCTTGAAGAAAAGTATGTGGTCACTAAAGTGGCTACCAAATCGTCTAAGGCCTTGCAAAAGGCTAAAAGATGACTGTCACACCCTCCGCCAATAGCATATTCGCAGCCGTCCGGGAGAGTCCAACACCCGGACGGCTACTGCTTTTACTCAAAAAGGCCCCGGGGATACCCAGGGCCTTTCATATCATCAACAACCAAAATAGGGGCATTTCTTCAATTGTAAGCCTCTCTGATCTTGGGCGTCCTGGGGAAAGAGCCACAAAGGTCTTAAGCCCCTCTTTTAGGCTTACCTAACGTCCTGACTACCTTACCTATTATCTGGAATAGCCCTTCGTCTATATCTTCCACGGAAAAGGATCTGGGAGGGTATCTCAAAGAGGACGATCGTATCTCCACCGCACCGTTTCTCTGCCAATAGACCCATTTGACCGCCCAATCGCCGTTTCGTCCGAAGCTTACCAACGCGGGGTCACCATCGTATACCTCTTCCTCCGGATTTACCACGACTTGACTTCCATCCAAAATTCCGGCTTCTTCCATGCTATCTCCCTCCACCGTGATTATGAAGGGACGACGATCTGCGTTCACCGATACGGTTCCCAACAGCTCACCGGGAAGCATTATAGAGTCCTCCGCATCTGCATAGACCTCGGCCATTCCGCCTATGCCGTTTCCAGCACAGGCCACTGCTGTATCGTCGAGAATGGGAACGTCTATCCACTGAAAAAACGAGAGCTTTCCAGCAGACCCCCTGTGCCCGGAGCTTTTTCGATCTCCCTCTCCACTTACGAGATAACCTACGGAACACCCCAAAACGGAAGCCAGACTTTCCCAAGTCTCTATGGAAAGACCTATTCTATCGTTTTCGACCTGACTTACGGTGTTTTGCTTTACCCCCGACAACCTGGCCAGCTCGGTCTGAGTAAGACCTTGATCTTTTCTGACCCGGCGCAATCTCTCCCCTCGAGTCATAGCATCACCTCCAAGGTTTATATCGAACCCTATTATCCATCAAACCGATATTTTATACAACCTCGCTCTCAAAATATCGGTTGACACGATGAAAAAGACGTCGTAATATCTGTATAAAAGATATTTGGAGGTGATCCCATGGACAGAGGCACCATAAAACTGATAGTAGAAAATGGGCATTTCATAGGATACGACATCAACCATAAAAAGAAGGTCCGCCGAACAGTGCTCACTGCACAGGCTACGGCGGACAGGATTCTGGAACGAGAGAGCTCGGGGTTCTTCGAAAAAAAGGACCCCATGGTTGCTATGGCTACCGGCTCCTGAAGATATTATCCTCAGGAGATCTGTCTAAAAGCACGTCCGTACCGGGAACTACCGATTTTTCTCTGGATAAACATAGAGGACATAGTGCCGATATCATCTGATCTTCGCCTACAAAAGCCTGGGATAAAATGGCTCCGTCGGGAGACGCAATAAGGCTTCCTCCGATGGATGCAGAAGCTGCGGCTACCATGAACAACCTATTCTCCGCCGCTCTGCTTCTGGCCAGATGCTCCGTCATAGGCCCATCGGGGGCAAACCAAACGAGCATCTCCGCCCCCTCGATCGCCTGTATTCTGGAAATCTCCGGCACGTAACCGTCCTCCCCGATCAAGATTCCCCAGGCTCCTATGTCGGTTCGAACCACGGGAACCGCATCTCCCAGACCATGGCCGTGGCTACCGAGAAAGACATGGCAGACCTGGCCATTTTTGATCGACCACGAAATCGGCCCTTTAGGACCGTTTTCTCGGGCAAAGACGATCCACATGTTTTCATATGACCGAGATAGATCCAGCAAAAGCTCTATCGCTAAGGGCTCCATCTCGTCTGAGTCTGGCAATGGAGACAAGACCAACAGATCGGCTCTCTGAAGCCAGGCCTGGCGAACAAAGCTCTTTACCCTGTTCAATACGGCCAGTGAATCCCAGTCCAATTGAGCCAAAGAGACCATAACCACAGCAGCTTCCCCCTGGAAATGAGGCTTTTTTTTCTCGATCAGGGGGGCACAGATACCTTCTTTGAGTGGGACCATGTTAGGTCGATTGGACAGGTCGATTTCCTCCACCAGCACTCCTGGATCCTTAGATCCCAGGGCGGCTACGGAGCGACCTGAAGGATCGTATATGCCAGATCTTCCACAGTAAACGACTGATCGGTTTTCCATGCCGGATTTGTTGGCCATAGCTATCCAGACGCCGTTTTCAAAGGCCCTTACCGGTAGCATGAATTTTACCTGCTGATTTGAAAGCGAATCGGCATCTTTCCCAGAAGATGTAAGATTGGCCAGATCCAATACCAGATCTGCCCCTTTACGAGAAAGGTTACGAAGTACCTCGGGATTTCTGGCATCCGCACATATCAACAGGCCGATCTTGCCCCAAGGGGTATCGGCCAAATCGTAGGAATGACATTTTTCGAACCACCGATCGTCGAAATGCCACAAAAAACGCTTGCCTTCTTCCAAAATAATATCTCCATCCGTATCGATGAGGACCGCTCCGTTTATCCACCTTCCGTTTTTGTGAAGTGCCAGTCCTACGGCCAGATAAACTCCGTTTTCAATGGCGGATTCCCTGAAACTTTCCAGAGCCCTTCGAGATTCATCCGGAGAGTGAGGATCCTCGGCCCAGCGATCCAACACATATCCCGGGAAAACAGCCTCGGGGAGGACCACCATCTGAGCACCAAACCCAGAGGCCTCCCTTATGCCATCGAGGGCTTCCCTTAAGGACTCTCGCCTTTCCTCCACGTCTCTAGCTCTCAGTTGAACGCAGGCGATCTTCAACTTCTTAGAAGTCGACATCATCGCACCTCCTCTTCGTGTATGGTCGTGAACCTACAAAACCATATTACACTATCGTCGAGCAAGGGTCCGTCGTAGAAAGAGCATCAGGAAAAGACTTCTTCCCGCATAAAAGAGCACGATGGCTGTCAAGAGACATGTCGCGTTTCTTGAGTTTCCGCTGCACATTCGTAAGCTGTCCTATCCTGGTTATCGGGATTTAGAAAAACTATATCAGGCAGGGAAAGATCTCGAATCTCTCGGGCTCCCCATCTTTCCGGGGTTTTGCTTTTTGCTCGTTCAAAGACCTCTCGTCTTTGAACGAGAATATGCTTCGCTTCTTTTCGATGGCGTTGTCCCGGTGTCACAAACCGTAGAGCCTTATGGCGATGGATCTCGTTGTACCAGTAGACGAAGGATTGAACCCATTCCCTAGCCTCCTGCAGGCTTCGAAAGCCTTGGTAAGGGAAGGCAGGGCGATATTTCAATGTTCTGAACAAGGACTCGGAGTAGGGATTATCGTTGCTTACCCGTGGTCTGCTGTAGGACCTGGTAATTCCCAGTTTTTCCAACGTGGCCTTGAAGGTCGCCGCTTTCATCGGGCTTCCGTTGTCCGAGTGAAGGACAAGGGGCTGATGGTCAGTTCGAATACCCTCTTTGAAACAGGTCCTCTTGATGAGAGTCTGGGCATGTTCACTCGTTTCCTTTTCCCAGACCTCCCATCCTACGATGAAGCGGCTAAAGATATCGACGATAAGGATTCGATAAAAACTGGATTCGGAGGCAAGATAAATGCCTTTGTCCGCTAGATTTGCCACGATTTGAGCCGGAGGCATGCTCCCATAGTCTGGGCTGTTGGCAATAGCTAATACCCGATTTCTTTCCGATGACTTCAGTCGGTTGCTTGGAGATTGTCGATGAGCGCCAGGACGCCCGTCTTCTTTTAAATCGCCTCCTTGAGTCCAGCGCTGATAGGTCCTGATGCTGATTTCCAGAACCTGACAGGCTCTGAATAGACGGGCTCCGTTGGCATGGGCTTCTTTGATCAGCTCAACTGCTTTACGGCGATCCGAGGCACTGATCATTCGTCCTCTTCGTCTTCGTCCCCCCAGATCGCCTGGGCTTTTTTCTGAGTACCAGGAGGGCTGCCGCTTCTGCTAAGGCCTTTTCCTTGCGACGAAGTTCTTTTTCGAGGTACTGACACTTTTTCTTCGACACACGGGCCTCTTGTTGACTCTTATCGTCACCACTGGCCTGTCCTACTGTGGCCTTGAGACAGGCGTTACGCCATGCCTCGATGTCCTCCGGGTACAGGCCTTTAGCACGACAATATTCGTTACGCTCCGACTCGTTGAGACCGTAGGTTTCCAATACGATTTGGAGCCTATCCTCCCCGTTCCAGCGACTTATCCGCTCTTCATTACCCGGGGCTGCTGCTCCTACGACTTGGGCCTCTTTTTTCCACTTGCGGAGCGTTGTTTTGGTTACTCCCGTTTCCTCTGCCAGTTCCGATATCGACCTGTTCTCCGGAGGCAACATCTTGCGAATTGCAGATTCTTTAAACTCCTGGCTGTACCGTATCATCTCTCGCACCCCCAACTCTATTACTCTACCATCTCAAGGAGACGCGACATATATCCTGGCACATACTGGTATCAAAAGAAAGTAATCGGGGTTACAATGAGGATACGACAAAAGCCCCACCTCAACCCTGTGGCGACAGGGGAAAGATGGGGCTTATCACAATGGATCATGTCACGACTGACCATGACTAACCTACTAACTATCATGCAAATCCGTCGTTGTTGGGGGCCTTTTAAACTTCACAAAACACCCTAAACCGTTGGTATCACTAGCATTGGCTGCCCCGCCTGGATTCGAACCAGGATCGACGGAACCAAAATCCGTTGTGCTGCCTTTGCACCACGGGGCAAAAAAGCAACACACGAAAGTCAGTGATAGCAAGGGATTCACGGCGTAGCACGATTTTACAGACAAACACAAAAAAGATAAATCCGTTGTGCTATTGGACGTCTCCACAGAGAATATCAAAGGAGGCGACTTCATTATGCCTAACGTTATTTCAATCGAATCGTGGCAAGATCGGCCATCACCGGCGCAGGCACTCGATACGTTTCTTACCTTCAAGAAGGCCACGGGAGCGGCACCACGGACCATGACGGACTACCGAAAAACAGTAGGTGCGTTCTTCCGTGATTACGAGGAAGCCTGGAACGGACCACACACCATGAGGCCATCCCTAGTGTCCTGGTTATCGCAGGATATAGCACCGGCCACCTATAACCTCCGTCTCGTGTATCTTCGTGCCTTTTGGCGGTGGGCCGTAGAAGAGGAATTACAGCCGGATAGTCCAGATCCATTCCGTGGGCTCAAGCGACGCAAGGACAGGGGAAAGTTCCGGGTCGTGTCCCTTGAGGACGTCAAGGCCCTGCTCGGGGGGATACCACGGGGAAGCTACGCAGGAGAGAGGGACCGTTGCGCCGTCGTCTTCACCCTGGACGTGGCCATAAGGCCCGGTGAGATGCTCCACCTTCTACCGGGAGACCTAGACCTATCTGGACTCACCGTGACCATACCCGCACACGTGGCCAAGACCAGAGAGGCCCGGACGTTGCCCCTGTCACCGGGAACGGTGGACGTGCTCCGGGCCTTCCTCCGATATCGCCCTTCCTCGTGGCCGCCAACCGTTCCCGTATTCGCATCGGAGACAGGCCGCCCCATGGACACCACCCATTGGGGACACAGGATAAAGAATCACGCCAGAAGGGCCGACGTGGATCTTACACCCTACGACCTACGTCACGCCGCATGTACGCTCCATCTAAGGGCCGGAATGAACACCCTGGTACTACAAAAGCTTATGGGCCACACCGGGCCTCAGATGACCATGCGCTATACCCACCTGGACATAGACGACCTACGAGACCAACAAAGGGCTTCCTCGCCCATAGAGGACCTTATACCGCCCACAAGGGAGAAAGCCGGGCGCAGGAAAGCCCATCGGTAGAACACAGGTTTTTACAAGCGACCTCTGCCCTGTGGTAATATTACTTGCATAAGGGAGGTGTTATCCATGGCATCGGTATTTGATGTTGCAAGTTACATCTTGAGCAAGGCCGACCTCGACGAAGGCGATGGGATAACCCATCTCAAGTTACAAAAACTCGTCTACTATGCACAGGGTTTTTCTGTAGTCCTTCTCGGACGTCCTTTGTTCCCGGAGACCATAGAGGCGTGGACACACGGCCCGGTAGTTCCTGAACTGTACAACAAATATCGTCACTTCGGACCGAACGTCATAAGCAAAGCACAGGGAGGCACACCGGACAACCTAACGACAGAGGAAAAAACGTTGATCGACGACGTCTTTTCCGTCTACGGGGAGTATTCCGCGTCGAAGCTCCGTAACCTCACCCACAACGAGACTCCATGGATGGAGGCGGAAAACAAAGAAGACATCACCATATCGATAGACTCTTTAAGGTCCTTCTTCCCCTCTCTCTTGGAAAACGGGAATGGCTAAACGTCCACACAAGATAAAGAAGCGGGAAGGGAATAAGTCAGGGAACATCAGATCCAGAGACGAATCTTCAGACCCTCCCTACATGGACGAACCACCGGCCTTCTCTCTGAAGTATATTCAACAAGCCTACTGCATAAGCAAATGTGGCAAGGAAGACCAAATAGCTTT carries:
- a CDS encoding DNA mismatch endonuclease Vsr, which translates into the protein MTDTVSTKKRKVIMSRVRGKDTKPEMAVRRWLHAHGFRFRLHRRDLPGSPDIVLPKYRTVIFVNGCFWHRHRGCPRTTTPKTHKDFWEKKFQANISRDIANEDRLRCLGWRVLIVWECRTKRDEDIEDALNDLIASKNSIDSDI
- a CDS encoding DNA cytosine methyltransferase, producing the protein MRKGISVVDLFCGAGGLTHGFVMEGFRVLAGVDTDKACKYPFEKNNAGAEFIASDVRDLSPEDLAKLYPEGDMKVLVGCAPCQPFSSYTNGDRKKDGKWRLLYTFADLIKGVDPEIFSMENVPDLVRRFGKDGVYSDFVESLSDRYEISAYVVHCPEYGIPQRRTRLVLFGSKRGKVELIPPSHDRSSFRTVRDAIGHLPPLSAGEVDRKDPLHRAPRLSETNLERIKQSKPGGTWQDWDEDLVAKCHRKKTGTSYLAVYGRMRWDEPAPTMTTLCFGYGNGRFGHPDQDRAISLREAAIFQTFPEDYSFVPPGRPYYFKVLGRLIGNAVPVDLGRLVAKSIAKHLEETA
- a CDS encoding LexA family protein, yielding MTRGERLRRVRKDQGLTQTELARLSGVKQNTVSQVENDRIGLSIETWESLASVLGCSVGYLVSGEGDRKSSGHRGSAGKLSFFQWIDVPILDDTAVACAGNGIGGMAEVYADAEDSIMLPGELLGTVSVNADRRPFIITVEGDSMEEAGILDGSQVVVNPEEEVYDGDPALVSFGRNGDWAVKWVYWQRNGAVEIRSSSLRYPPRSFSVEDIDEGLFQIIGKVVRTLGKPKRGA
- a CDS encoding carbon-nitrogen hydrolase family protein, with the translated sequence MSTSKKLKIACVQLRARDVEERRESLREALDGIREASGFGAQMVVLPEAVFPGYVLDRWAEDPHSPDESRRALESFRESAIENGVYLAVGLALHKNGRWINGAVLIDTDGDIILEEGKRFLWHFDDRWFEKCHSYDLADTPWGKIGLLICADARNPEVLRNLSRKGADLVLDLANLTSSGKDADSLSNQQVKFMLPVRAFENGVWIAMANKSGMENRSVVYCGRSGIYDPSGRSVAALGSKDPGVLVEEIDLSNRPNMVPLKEGICAPLIEKKKPHFQGEAAVVMVSLAQLDWDSLAVLNRVKSFVRQAWLQRADLLVLSPLPDSDEMEPLAIELLLDLSRSYENMWIVFARENGPKGPISWSIKNGQVCHVFLGSHGHGLGDAVPVVRTDIGAWGILIGEDGYVPEISRIQAIEGAEMLVWFAPDGPMTEHLARSRAAENRLFMVAAASASIGGSLIASPDGAILSQAFVGEDQMISALCPLCLSREKSVVPGTDVLLDRSPEDNIFRSR
- a CDS encoding integrase core domain-containing protein; protein product: MISASDRRKAVELIKEAHANGARLFRACQVLEISIRTYQRWTQGGDLKEDGRPGAHRQSPSNRLKSSERNRVLAIANSPDYGSMPPAQIVANLADKGIYLASESSFYRILIVDIFSRFIVGWEVWEKETSEHAQTLIKRTCFKEGIRTDHQPLVLHSDNGSPMKAATFKATLEKLGITRSYSRPRVSNDNPYSESLFRTLKYRPAFPYQGFRSLQEAREWVQSFVYWYNEIHRHKALRFVTPGQRHRKEAKHILVQRREVFERAKSKTPERWGAREIRDLSLPDIVFLNPDNQDRTAYECAAETQETRHVS
- a CDS encoding transposase produces the protein MIRYSQEFKESAIRKMLPPENRSISELAEETGVTKTTLRKWKKEAQVVGAAAPGNEERISRWNGEDRLQIVLETYGLNESERNEYCRAKGLYPEDIEAWRNACLKATVGQASGDDKSQQEARVSKKKCQYLEKELRRKEKALAEAAALLVLRKKPRRSGGTKTKRTNDQCLGSP
- a CDS encoding tyrosine-type recombinase/integrase is translated as MPNVISIESWQDRPSPAQALDTFLTFKKATGAAPRTMTDYRKTVGAFFRDYEEAWNGPHTMRPSLVSWLSQDIAPATYNLRLVYLRAFWRWAVEEELQPDSPDPFRGLKRRKDRGKFRVVSLEDVKALLGGIPRGSYAGERDRCAVVFTLDVAIRPGEMLHLLPGDLDLSGLTVTIPAHVAKTREARTLPLSPGTVDVLRAFLRYRPSSWPPTVPVFASETGRPMDTTHWGHRIKNHARRADVDLTPYDLRHAACTLHLRAGMNTLVLQKLMGHTGPQMTMRYTHLDIDDLRDQQRASSPIEDLIPPTREKAGRRKAHR
- a CDS encoding Panacea domain-containing protein; this encodes MASVFDVASYILSKADLDEGDGITHLKLQKLVYYAQGFSVVLLGRPLFPETIEAWTHGPVVPELYNKYRHFGPNVISKAQGGTPDNLTTEEKTLIDDVFSVYGEYSASKLRNLTHNETPWMEAENKEDITISIDSLRSFFPSLLENGNG